A window from Desulfobulbaceae bacterium DB1 encodes these proteins:
- a CDS encoding flavoredoxin translates to MKKSLGASTLVYPTPVWVIGSYDENGRANMMTAAWGGVCCSKPPCVAVSLREATYTHGCIMACKAFTVNIGGENYAEQIDYFGICSGRNVDKIRAVELTATRSTLVDAPFLGEFPLILECRLKQVVEIGLHTQFIGEIVDVKADADILGDKDVPEIEKLRPLLFSPGLRRYHGVGAAVGEAFSMGKKFRQQ, encoded by the coding sequence ATGAAAAAATCTCTCGGAGCGAGTACACTTGTTTATCCAACTCCGGTTTGGGTGATCGGCAGCTATGATGAAAACGGCAGGGCAAATATGATGACGGCAGCCTGGGGCGGAGTCTGCTGTTCAAAACCTCCGTGCGTGGCCGTGTCTTTGCGGGAAGCCACTTACACCCACGGATGCATCATGGCCTGCAAGGCTTTCACCGTTAATATCGGTGGTGAAAATTATGCCGAGCAGATTGATTATTTCGGTATTTGTTCCGGCCGGAACGTCGACAAAATAAGAGCCGTCGAATTGACCGCGACACGAAGCACCCTGGTTGATGCCCCCTTTCTAGGAGAATTTCCTTTGATTCTCGAATGTCGACTCAAGCAGGTGGTGGAAATCGGCCTGCATACCCAGTTCATAGGTGAGATCGTTGATGTCAAGGCAGATGCCGATATCCTCGGGGACAAGGATGTGCCGGAGATTGAGAAACTGCGACCTCTTCTTTTTTCACCCGGCCTTCGAAGATATCATGGCGTCGGCGCTGCTGTCGGCGAGGCCTTTTCCATGGGCAAGAAATTCCGGCAGCAATAA